The window GACCAGAACGTTGAACACCAGGGTTACGAGCGCCCCCTGGCCGATGCCGAACGCGATCAGCCCGATCATGACGACCGGCGCGCTCCAATCGTTGCGCACGACCCAGGCCAGCCACAGGAGTGCGATCGTGCAGAGAACAAAACCGAAGCGTCCGATCTGCCGTGGGGTGAACGTTTTATAAAACTTGATGACCAGAGTGGCCGTGAAGAACACGGTAAGGTTGAACGGCATCATGGCGATAGCCGTCTCGATCGGCGTGCGGCCCTGGATGATCTGGATGTACAGGGGTACGGAGAAGTTGAGCATGCCCTCCAATGCGACCACGGCGAACATCGCGTACACCGCGGCGCGCTCGGCAGGGGATTTGATAACTTCCAGCGCGAGCAGCGGCGTTTTCCCGGCAGCCATTCGTTGGCGCGTCCAGTTCACGAAGGCCTGGAGCAGCACGATGCCGAACAGGATCATGAATGGTGCGGGGGACATGCCGAGCAGGTCAAAGGGCGCGGCGGGGGTAGCGAGACCAAGCCCCCACCGGTTCAGGTTATTGAAGCCGAAGCTGATGAAGATAATCGCCCCCGCCGCCAGCACCACTCCGAGCAGGTCGATATCCACTTCGGGTCGGCCCTTTGCCTGCTTGAGCTTGAAACTTAAAAAATAGACTATTACCGAAACCACGATCAAAATACCAAACGCGGGCCGCCAACCAATGTAGGTGCCCAGCACGCCGCCGATCAGGAAGGCCAAGACGCCGGCGCCGGCTCGCGCCGAACCCAGGACGCCCAGTGCGGAGGCCTGCTGCTGGCCGTGGTACTCGTTCGCAATGAGCGCGACGAGGCAGGGGACCAGCGCAGCGCCCGCCAGACCGGCCAGGAGTTGGGCGGTGAGCATGAATGTGGCCGTCGGGCTGAAGGTCATCATCACCATGGCCACCCCAAAGAGAACCACGACGGCCCGGAAGATACGCACCGCGCCATACCGCTGGTTCAACTTTGCCCCGAGCATGACGAAAGCCGCCACGGCGAGCGAGTACATCACGATTCCGGTGGCGACCGTAGTCGGCGGGACATTAAAACTGTTCACCATGCCGCTCAGCGCGACTGGCAGCGAGGCCACGTTAAAGGACATCAGAGACTGGCCGAGCGCAATCGCGATCATCGGCACCCATGATTCCTGAACTTCGGCCGGTTGGGCCGCCGCAGTAAGATCAGAGGAACTCATTGTCAGTCATCTCCTTGGATTTAGAGTGCACCCTCAAATTTCGGGCTTGGACAGGAACAGATTCAGCCCGAGGCGTTCGGACAGGTATTTCGTGACCTTTTGACCCTTGATGCTGTTGCCTGCGCCATCCAGGGGCGGCGCGAAGACGCCAAGCCCACCCTTGCCTGGAGCGACCGTGAATATGCCGCCACCGACCCCGCTCTTGCCGGGCAATCCGATCTCGAACAGCCAGTCGCCGGACTGCTCGTAGAGACCGGCGGTGGCGAGTACCGCCAACACCCGCTTGCAGACCACGGAATCGACCACCCTTTCCCTGGTGACCGGGTTAACCCCGCCATCGGCCAGCGTCGCCGCCATGATCGCCAGGTCGTGCGCGGTAATGGCCAACGCGCACTGCCGGGTGTAGACATCGGTTGCCTCCAGGGGGTCGCAGTACATCCGGCCATAGGACTCCAGAAGTCGCGCGATACCTCGATTGCGCTGGTTGGTGGCGGCTTCGCTTTCATAAACCTCAACATCGAGTTCAAGCGCTCGTCCGGCGAAGCGGGAAAGTCCTTCCTGGATGAATCGCCATTTTTCCTCAGCCGAGTTGCCGGGGATGAGGCTGGTTGCAGCAATGGCTCCGGCGTTGACCATGGGGTTCATGGTCCGATCGGCATTCAGTTCGATGGCCATGACCGAGTTGAAGGGTAGTCCCGTCGCGTTCACGCCCAATTTCGACCTGGCCTCCAGATAACCGATTTCCTGGCAAACCAGAGCAAAGACGAAGGGCTTGGAGACGCTCTGGATGGTGAATGGATAGTTTACGTCCCCCA of the Desulfonatronum thioautotrophicum genome contains:
- a CDS encoding MFS transporter, with the translated sequence MSSSDLTAAAQPAEVQESWVPMIAIALGQSLMSFNVASLPVALSGMVNSFNVPPTTVATGIVMYSLAVAAFVMLGAKLNQRYGAVRIFRAVVVLFGVAMVMMTFSPTATFMLTAQLLAGLAGAALVPCLVALIANEYHGQQQASALGVLGSARAGAGVLAFLIGGVLGTYIGWRPAFGILIVVSVIVYFLSFKLKQAKGRPEVDIDLLGVVLAAGAIIFISFGFNNLNRWGLGLATPAAPFDLLGMSPAPFMILFGIVLLQAFVNWTRQRMAAGKTPLLALEVIKSPAERAAVYAMFAVVALEGMLNFSVPLYIQIIQGRTPIETAIAMMPFNLTVFFTATLVIKFYKTFTPRQIGRFGFVLCTIALLWLAWVVRNDWSAPVVMIGLIAFGIGQGALVTLVFNVLVTASPKELAGDVGSLRGTTNNLAAGVGTAVSGALLVGLLSAFILASLVEHPDLKRELQTQMDLDNQITFVSNARLEAFFEGTSLSPDKVAEAMRINEQARLRALKIGLLIMACLSVLGIFPAGRLPNYRPGEIPANPPLPKTKPEDAVEGA
- the glsA gene encoding glutaminase A, whose product is MLIDLQREESTKPIPVSTGHLPDLELVRQLVSEAYEQYRGLDEGKVADYIPALARVPRDLFGIVVAGVKGNVIEVGDVNYPFTIQSVSKPFVFALVCQEIGYLEARSKLGVNATGLPFNSVMAIELNADRTMNPMVNAGAIAATSLIPGNSAEEKWRFIQEGLSRFAGRALELDVEVYESEAATNQRNRGIARLLESYGRMYCDPLEATDVYTRQCALAITAHDLAIMAATLADGGVNPVTRERVVDSVVCKRVLAVLATAGLYEQSGDWLFEIGLPGKSGVGGGIFTVAPGKGGLGVFAPPLDGAGNSIKGQKVTKYLSERLGLNLFLSKPEI